The genomic region CATGAATGAGAACATCAGCATCTTGTGATAGCGTAACTAATTGTTTTGTTGGTGCAGTATCACCTGATATAACGATTGTATGGGCACCGTCATCGAAACGATAAGCAAAAGTTAAAACGTTGTGAGCCATTTTAGAAGCCTGTACGTTAATATCTAAGCCGGTATCAATTGAAACGATAGACGATGTATCCCTTATCTCTATAATATTGGCGTTCAATAGGCCTTCTGTCGGAAAACCAAGTGATGTTCGATATGCGATATCCTCGTGATACATTTGTAATACTAGTTCGTGCATTTTTTTAGTTCCTTCTGGCCCAATGACTGTCAAATGCTTGCGTCCACTCCCCCAACCTGCAATTAAAAAATGCGCATAACCATAAATATGATCACCATGTAAATGCGTAAAGAAGATGTTTTCGATTTGATTGAGTTTATAATTAGATTGCAAGATACGATTGACTACCCCTTCTCCAGCATCAATGAGTATGGGTTCGCCATTGATGCTTACAATTTGAGATGGACCACTCCGTTCGAGGCTTGGTCTAGGACTTCCTGTACCTAACATTGTGATAGACAGACTCATATATACCCCTCCCTTGTTTGATTCAATAACTTATTCACAAAATTAAATGTGTCACTTATCACTTAATCATTAAGAATAGTGATGAATGCCCATAAAATACAAAAAAAGTAGTTAACAATAAATGACAAAATAAAGCCATTCAATAAGTTAACTACTAGTAATTAAGCGCTAACGAAGTAATCTTTAGGAAAACCTCCGCGCATAAGCCAGTATTTGAGTAAAATATTAACACTACACCTGAATTTTTACAGTGAAGGCTGAGTTGAATATATTTTTCTCAATTTAGGGATGCGTATTTAATTTTGTAATCGTTTTCAATGCTAGCACAAGTTATATTCTGGTGCAAATAAAATTTTTAAAAATATTCGAAAATACTGACAAATCGGTCGTTAAACTGCTTTTGAATTAAAATATAGCGCTTATTTAAAATCATAATAATTGGCATAAGGGGATTAAAAATGGTAAATATATAAAAACAGAATCTAGAATAACGTTGTAATCTGATATTGAAATCATCTTCAAAGGGGATTTAATAAAAATTGAAACGTAATCAAGGAGTCTGTTTTTTACCGAATTGCATGAAGGCACATCATTTATGATAAAAATGGAATATGTCGTCATTAAAGGGGGGATAAATTTATGCGTCAAGAGGATCAAGTATATCTTATTGTTGTTGGTTTTGCACATTTACCAAAAGGAACGCCATTATACGAAGTACATAAATATATTGCCAGCGTATTAAAAGTTAATACAAATAATCACACGATTGTTGATGCATCATTTAACTATTTATTACCTTTAACTAATGAGTTTATTACAACACTCATTAAGAATTATAAAGTGACAGATGGATTAGAGCCCATTTCAAAAATCATTGAAAAACACTATGTTGCAACTGAACAAAAAGCGCTAATACAGTCCTTAAATGCATGTTTTGAAAGGTACTATGAACACTGCAAAAAGCATAAAATAACATTCAATCATTAAAATGATTTGCATTTGTGACAAATGTGTGGCATAATTGTAAGCGATTTCAATACAAATTGAACTGGTTTATTTGTCGGAACGAACCAAAAGTTTGTTTATAAGCAAATAAGGAGCCAGTAACCATTACCAAACTAAAACATAAGTCAAATTTTGTTTTAGTCTCGTAATCAGGTTACTGGCTTTTTTGTATTCATTAACGAAGGAGATGAGAATGTTGGCACATGTTTTTAAAGTATTTGAAAACCAATTGATTGATTATGCGGGCTTATTTCCGCCTACTCAATTGCCACTTGAACAAGCTATTCATAACTACGCCGAATATATTCGTTCAGATGAATCTTGGAAATTGAGTACGTTTGTCATACCTGTTAGCCAATTAGAGCAGCTATTAGAGTATCAAAAGTTGTTCGATTCAAATTATAAACTGAAGCTTTCAGTGACTGGCAAGCCATCACAGGATAATTTTTCAAGCATCAAGGCTTTAAAGCAAACTCACCTTAAAACATATCAGTTTGCTGAAGACAATGCAGAATGGTTAGAAATTGTTGCGTTAGAATATCCATTTGCCAAGGAAGTACCTAGTAAGCTGTTTTTAGATGAATTATACAATGTTTCAACACAATTGGATGTTCAAGTGTTTTGTGAGATCCCTGTCATGAATGTAGTTGAATTTGAAGATTTTGTTGTTCGTACGATGGAGGCAGTAGTTGAATATAATCAAAGAATAGAACGACCATTTCATATTAAATTACGAACAGGGAATGAGAATCGAGAATTAGTACCTTCCTCGGAAAAAGTGGCTTATTTCATTCAACAAGCGATGCAACATGATTTGACAATAAAGTTTACAGCCGGTTTGCATCATCCAGTTCGTATGTATCGTGACGAAATTGAAGACAAAATGCATGGACACCTTAACGTATTTATTGCTAGTGCATTAGCTAAGCATTTTCAGCTTGATTTAGCAACGATTACGTCGATTATCGAAGAAGAGTCTGAAGAAGCGTTTGTATTTACAAAAGAGCATATAGGTTGGAAAGAATATGAAATGACAGCAGAAGATTTCGCTGATATGAGAGACAAATATCTGAACAGTTTTGGAAGTTGTAGCTTCAATACACCAACACAAGAATTAATTGAAGTATTGAAAAGAAAGGGGACCTTATCATGAAATCATTTATAGAAGTAGATCAAGAATCAGATTTTCCTATACAAAATCTACCTTACGGGGTATTTACGACTGAAACACAATCAACTAAGCATATTGGTGTAGCAATTGGCGAGTATGTACTTGATATCACGTTATTAGAGGCCAAAGGTTTTTTGACGGAAGCTTTAAATGGTGCTCAAAATATCTTTAATCAAGGGGTGCTTAATCCATTTTTAGCGTTAAAAAATGATGTTTGGCATCAAGTTCGAAAAACATTGCAATCATTACTATCAATAGATAACGATACGATTCAATCAGATAGTAGTTTGAAAGAAGAGGTGTTGATTCCGAGAAGTATCATCACCAATCACGTCCCTATTTCAATTGGAGATTATACTGATTTTTACGCATCTAAGAACCATGCCACTCATGTAGGGACAATGTTTCGTGGTAAGGATAATGCGTTAATGCCTAATTGGACCTCATTGCCAGTTGGCTACCATGGACGTGCGAGTTCAATAGTTATGAGTGGTACAGATGTAAGAAGACCATTAGGACAAACGAAGCCTAAGGAGGTTGAGCAGCCAATATTCGGTCCATCCAAACAGTTGGATTTTGAATATGAAATGGGATTTATTATGGGTTATGGCAATCAATTACAATCACCGATTAATGTTAATGAGGCAAAGAACCATGTTTTCGGTATGGTCATTGTCAATGATTGGAGTGCACGAGATATACAAGCTTGGGAATATCAACCGCTTGGTCCATTTTTGGCTAAAAATTTTGCAACCTCTATTTCGCCATGGGTAGTCACACTTGAAGCACTAGAAACATTTAAAACAGAAGGTCCTACACAGATTCCTGAGCCATTTGATTATTTAAAAGATACATCAACTAAAAGTAGTTATAATTTAACACTTGAAACTTATTTACAGCCTGATAATGAGAAGGAAGTTCAAATTGCGCAAACAAATTATAACTCTACTTACTGGAGTATTGCTCAAATGGTAGCACACCATACGATTACAGGTTGTAACTTAAAAACTGGAGACCTCCTTGCTACTGGGACAATTAGTGGTAAAAATCAAAATGAACGTGGTAGCTTGATGGAAATTACATGGCGTGGTGAAAATCCAATTAGAGTTAATAATGTTAAGCGAAGTTGGTTAGAAGATGGTGACACGTTAACTTTAAAAGCATACGCGCAAGGTGAAAATTATCGTATCGGATTTGGAGAAGTGGTAGGTAAAATTTTACCAGCCCATCAAAATATCTAAATAAAGGAGTGGATAAATATGACGTTTTATCAACACCGTGGTGTCTTACCGCACAAAAGACATACTGTATTTAAAAAATCAGACGGAAGTTTGTATAAAGAGCAGCTCATGGGAATGAAAGGTTTTGTAGGAGTCCAATCAATATTGTATCACCATAATGCGCCAACCGAATTTTTTAAATCAGAATATGTTGGGAAATTTAGTCCAGAATACGAAACACAAACTGAATTAAGACCACGTGCCTTTTTTACAGATATATCTAAAGTGGACGGTGGCGATGCCATTCAAAGTAGGGAATATATTTTAGGAAATGATGATTTAATTATAGGTATAGCAGAGCCGACTAAGCCTATGGACTACTTTTATCGAAATTCAGATGGTGACGAGTTATTATTTGTTCATTATGGCTCAGGTAAAATTGAAACAACTTTCGGTACAATTTTTTATAAAGATTGGGAATACATCAAAATCCCTATTGGCACCATTTATCGTATCGTACCAGATCAAGGGGTTAAAACAAAGTTTTTGGTAATCGAAACGACGAGTTGGATTACAACGCCGAAACGTTATCGAAATGAGCTAGGTCAA from Staphylococcus felis harbors:
- the fahA gene encoding fumarylacetoacetase; amino-acid sequence: MKSFIEVDQESDFPIQNLPYGVFTTETQSTKHIGVAIGEYVLDITLLEAKGFLTEALNGAQNIFNQGVLNPFLALKNDVWHQVRKTLQSLLSIDNDTIQSDSSLKEEVLIPRSIITNHVPISIGDYTDFYASKNHATHVGTMFRGKDNALMPNWTSLPVGYHGRASSIVMSGTDVRRPLGQTKPKEVEQPIFGPSKQLDFEYEMGFIMGYGNQLQSPINVNEAKNHVFGMVIVNDWSARDIQAWEYQPLGPFLAKNFATSISPWVVTLEALETFKTEGPTQIPEPFDYLKDTSTKSSYNLTLETYLQPDNEKEVQIAQTNYNSTYWSIAQMVAHHTITGCNLKTGDLLATGTISGKNQNERGSLMEITWRGENPIRVNNVKRSWLEDGDTLTLKAYAQGENYRIGFGEVVGKILPAHQNI
- a CDS encoding DUF3870 domain-containing protein, with the translated sequence MRQEDQVYLIVVGFAHLPKGTPLYEVHKYIASVLKVNTNNHTIVDASFNYLLPLTNEFITTLIKNYKVTDGLEPISKIIEKHYVATEQKALIQSLNACFERYYEHCKKHKITFNH
- a CDS encoding MBL fold metallo-hydrolase, which translates into the protein MSLSITMLGTGSPRPSLERSGPSQIVSINGEPILIDAGEGVVNRILQSNYKLNQIENIFFTHLHGDHIYGYAHFLIAGWGSGRKHLTVIGPEGTKKMHELVLQMYHEDIAYRTSLGFPTEGLLNANIIEIRDTSSIVSIDTGLDINVQASKMAHNVLTFAYRFDDGAHTIVISGDTAPTKQLVTLSQDADVLIHDCCLTTTSMYSYTTRSEMKEVWKNLQKEHSSPTQAAQTAHQANVKNLILTHFLPQIDVDEIRTEVEKIFSGNTIIPNDLDIITP